A DNA window from Chlamydia felis Fe/C-56 contains the following coding sequences:
- the mqnC gene encoding cyclic dehypoxanthinyl futalosine synthase, whose product MNLFTRISFDEGLELFRTSPLEKLQEVANILREQRYPDNKVTYVLDANPNYTNICKIDCTFCAFYRKPHSSDAFLLSFDEFRSLMQRYIALGVKTVLLQGGVHPSLGMDYLAEFVRITVKEFPSIHPHFFSAVEISHAASVSGISNEKALGMLWDAGQRTIPGGGAEILSERVRKILSPKKIGPDGWISFHKLAHCLGFRSTATMMFGHVENAHDILLHLEALRNAQDEVPGFYSFIPWSYKSGNTALGRKVPHQAPPEMYYRILAVARIFLDNFDHIAASWFGEGKELGARGLHYGADDFGGTIIDESVHRCTGWTLKSSEEEARAIIASEGFIPVERNTFYERIETPAHHP is encoded by the coding sequence ATGAACTTATTTACTAGAATATCCTTTGACGAAGGGTTGGAGTTATTTAGGACAAGTCCCTTAGAAAAATTACAAGAAGTCGCGAATATTTTACGCGAACAACGTTATCCTGATAATAAAGTCACTTACGTCTTAGACGCCAATCCCAACTATACGAATATTTGTAAAATTGATTGTACTTTTTGTGCGTTTTACAGGAAGCCTCACTCTTCTGATGCATTTCTTCTTTCTTTTGACGAATTTCGTTCTTTAATGCAACGATATATAGCTTTAGGGGTTAAAACAGTGCTTCTTCAGGGAGGTGTACATCCAAGCCTAGGCATGGATTATCTCGCGGAATTTGTACGTATTACGGTTAAAGAATTCCCCTCTATTCATCCGCACTTCTTTTCCGCAGTAGAAATCTCACACGCAGCTTCTGTATCAGGAATCAGCAATGAAAAGGCTCTCGGCATGCTCTGGGATGCAGGACAGAGAACAATTCCCGGGGGTGGGGCAGAAATTCTCTCTGAACGCGTACGCAAAATCCTATCTCCAAAGAAAATAGGCCCTGATGGTTGGATTTCTTTCCATAAACTTGCCCATTGCCTAGGCTTCCGCTCTACGGCAACAATGATGTTCGGGCATGTAGAAAACGCTCACGACATTCTTCTTCACCTAGAGGCGCTAAGAAATGCACAGGATGAGGTCCCAGGCTTCTATAGCTTTATTCCCTGGAGTTATAAGTCTGGAAACACCGCTTTAGGACGTAAAGTTCCCCATCAAGCACCTCCGGAAATGTATTATCGCATCCTTGCAGTAGCACGGATCTTTTTAGACAATTTCGATCACATAGCAGCCTCTTGGTTTGGAGAAGGCAAGGAGCTTGGAGCTCGTGGACTACATTATGGAGCTGACGATTTTGGCGGTACGATTATTGATGAGAGCGTGCACAGATGTACGGGATGGACTTTAAAAAGTTCTGAAGAAGAAGCGCGAGCAATAATTGCTTCTGAAGGATTTATTCCTGTAGAGAGAAATACATTCTATGAGCGCATTGAAACGCCTGCGCATCATCCATGA
- a CDS encoding STAS domain-containing protein, producing MDWLTKQYRDVLVVSLEGALDAVSVPQAEAFLDKKVQEGKHKIVLNFQYVTYMSSAGIRLLFSLSKSLQACQGLLCVCCVSDAVAEVIRIAGVDQLLPVCQSEQECFTKF from the coding sequence ATGGATTGGTTGACTAAACAGTATAGAGACGTTCTTGTTGTTTCTTTGGAAGGGGCCCTGGATGCTGTTTCTGTTCCCCAAGCAGAAGCTTTTTTAGATAAGAAAGTTCAGGAAGGTAAACATAAAATAGTGCTAAACTTCCAATACGTTACTTATATGAGTAGTGCAGGGATTCGCCTTTTGTTTTCTTTATCTAAGTCATTGCAGGCTTGCCAGGGTCTCCTTTGTGTTTGTTGTGTGTCAGATGCAGTGGCTGAGGTTATTCGTATAGCGGGAGTCGATCAACTTTTGCCTGTATGTCAGTCAGAACAAGAATGTTTTACTAAATTTTAA
- the miaA gene encoding tRNA (adenosine(37)-N6)-dimethylallyltransferase MiaA — protein sequence MRAPEFQANAITSTGCDVCLDPQKSFAKLFKRTIILLAGPTGSGKTDVSLCLAPMVDGEIVSVDSMQVYRGMDIGTAKVSLEARQRIPHYLIDICHVQELFNAVDFYYQATQACQNILSRNKVPILVGGSGFYFHTFLSGPPEGPPADREFRDHLALYIQKNGLSLLYDNLCMKDPEYARTITKNDKNKIVRALEIIHLTGKKVSEHNWSMEAKEPREYNCRGWFLSSPRDLLRDNIQLRCRRMLEDNLIDEVHRLLEQGIRENPSASKAIGYREWIDFIDQGSPKEAYEDVKNKFIANTLYYIKKQRTWFKRYPMFRELPTLGLTAETIAEKIAEDYFLHG from the coding sequence ATGCGTGCTCCTGAATTTCAAGCTAATGCAATAACATCTACAGGATGTGACGTCTGCTTAGATCCTCAAAAGTCATTTGCGAAACTGTTTAAACGTACTATTATCTTACTCGCAGGGCCTACTGGATCTGGGAAGACCGATGTTTCTTTATGTCTAGCGCCCATGGTTGATGGAGAAATTGTTTCCGTGGATTCCATGCAGGTTTATCGTGGGATGGACATCGGTACTGCTAAGGTTTCTTTGGAAGCCAGACAGAGAATCCCTCACTATCTGATCGATATCTGTCATGTTCAGGAACTCTTTAATGCTGTAGATTTTTATTATCAGGCAACCCAAGCATGCCAAAATATCCTGTCTAGGAATAAGGTTCCTATTCTTGTCGGTGGGTCCGGGTTTTACTTTCACACTTTTCTTTCAGGTCCTCCTGAAGGACCACCCGCAGATCGTGAATTTCGCGATCACCTAGCTCTTTACATTCAGAAGAATGGCTTGTCTCTCCTATACGATAATCTATGTATGAAAGATCCTGAATATGCGCGTACTATTACCAAGAATGATAAGAATAAAATCGTTCGTGCTCTAGAAATTATCCATTTAACAGGGAAAAAGGTCTCAGAGCATAACTGGAGCATGGAAGCAAAAGAACCTAGGGAATACAATTGTCGAGGATGGTTCCTTTCTTCGCCTAGAGATCTTTTGCGCGATAATATTCAATTGCGTTGCCGCAGAATGCTTGAGGATAACTTAATTGACGAAGTGCATAGATTGCTCGAGCAGGGAATTAGAGAGAATCCCTCAGCATCAAAGGCTATAGGCTATAGAGAATGGATTGATTTTATTGATCAAGGATCTCCCAAAGAAGCTTATGAGGACGTGAAGAATAAGTTCATTGCCAATACATTGTATTATATTAAAAAACAAAGAACTTGGTTTAAGCGCTATCCCATGTTTCGAGAACTGCCTACCCTGGGGTTGACAGCAGAAACTATAGCAGAAAAGATCGCTGAAGATTACTTTCTTCATGGATGA